One Pyrofollis japonicus DNA window includes the following coding sequences:
- a CDS encoding mediator of RNA polymerase II transcription subunit 21 translates to MSQGILGYPVLNYLFYSLIFLVWVFIILVLRDLFSRGREEKLRQRIRELEEELARTRREAREEVEQVRQHYETLLKEAAIRNTIMASLYNAWRSGELKKCYGNKGELRVLADGTVICELPEKEKSYAIPVDNEQEGGKRGRRSAATRSK, encoded by the coding sequence ATGAGCCAAGGCATCCTAGGATACCCTGTGCTCAACTACCTTTTTTACAGCCTGATCTTCCTGGTCTGGGTCTTCATAATTCTTGTTCTAAGGGATCTCTTCAGCAGGGGCAGGGAGGAGAAGCTGAGGCAGAGGATCAGGGAACTCGAGGAGGAGCTTGCTAGGACTAGGAGGGAGGCCAGGGAGGAGGTCGAGCAGGTAAGGCAGCACTATGAGACATTGCTGAAGGAGGCTGCGATAAGGAACACCATTATGGCGAGCCTCTACAATGCGTGGAGGAGCGGGGAGCTGAAGAAGTGCTACGGGAACAAGGGGGAGCTGAGAGTCCTGGCGGACGGTACCGTTATCTGCGAGCTTCCTGAGAAGGAGAAGAGCTACGCCATACCAGTCGATAATGAGCAGGAAGGAGGAAAGAGGGGGAGGAGGAGTGCCGCAACCAGGTCTAAGTGA
- a CDS encoding integrase: MRRPDPSLGELRGLADPKHVTPYLTANLTSQMNKTPQVIYQHLTMAENATPSVSLLLDIAKRLPSLLEGFREYVHSRYRKETARHNYNYIRRHGQQALTNPTYISKLTYKQARHLLLGLAALRDYLALMGMREHAEVLDSYLKQLRKLAPKPTKVKLLEYELDKSIIEKALNEVERIVKSGAAYTTKLAALTAFFTGLREPEIVYLLQNYPRLRKILEDGAVIVELGFDRRSKKAWVTIIPNDLAEMIEEVHRHRLSIGMNLVKDARDRHGLHVSIHRKSHAAILGPFMSENEIKLLQGKVGEIMVKHYTKHLRELARRYLEAYKEYIEKLRTEWARAALLSMQVVEQTRRDSPLPSASA; the protein is encoded by the coding sequence ATGAGGCGGCCCGATCCCAGCTTGGGGGAGCTGCGGGGCCTCGCGGACCCCAAACATGTGACACCCTATTTGACAGCCAATTTGACTAGTCAAATGAATAAGACCCCGCAAGTCATATACCAGCATTTGACTATGGCTGAGAACGCTACTCCAAGCGTAAGCCTCCTTCTAGACATCGCTAAGAGGCTGCCAAGCCTCCTCGAGGGGTTCAGAGAATACGTGCACTCTAGATATAGAAAAGAGACCGCTAGGCACAACTACAACTATATTAGGAGACATGGCCAGCAAGCCCTAACAAACCCTACCTATATATCTAAACTAACATACAAGCAGGCACGCCACCTCCTCCTAGGCCTCGCGGCGCTGAGAGACTATCTAGCACTAATGGGTATGAGGGAGCACGCCGAGGTACTCGACTCCTACTTGAAGCAGCTAAGAAAACTCGCTCCCAAGCCGACAAAGGTGAAGCTCCTAGAATACGAGTTAGATAAGTCAATAATAGAGAAGGCCCTCAATGAGGTAGAAAGAATAGTGAAGAGCGGGGCTGCATACACAACTAAGCTTGCAGCGCTAACAGCCTTCTTTACAGGGCTAAGAGAGCCAGAGATAGTGTACCTGCTACAGAACTATCCTAGGCTGAGAAAGATCCTCGAGGATGGTGCAGTCATTGTTGAGCTGGGTTTCGACAGGCGGAGCAAGAAGGCATGGGTGACGATTATTCCTAACGATCTAGCCGAAATGATAGAAGAGGTCCACAGACATAGACTTAGCATAGGCATGAACCTAGTCAAGGATGCGAGGGATAGGCATGGCCTGCATGTGAGCATTCACAGGAAGTCACATGCAGCAATACTTGGTCCATTCATGAGCGAGAACGAGATAAAGCTCCTGCAGGGCAAAGTCGGCGAGATCATGGTAAAGCACTATACCAAGCACTTGAGGGAGCTGGCTAGGAGGTACCTCGAGGCATATAAAGAGTATATCGAGAAGCTGAGAACCGAGTGGGCTAGGGCTGCTCTCCTATCAATGCAAGTAGTCGAGCAAACAAGAAGAGATAGTCCTCTCCCTTCCGCGTCAGCTTGA